The Microbacterium sp. KUDC0406 genome includes a window with the following:
- the cofE gene encoding coenzyme F420-0:L-glutamate ligase, with protein sequence MNTLTVFAPEGIGEVQPGEDLAAMILATGVRLRDGDILVVTSKVVSKAEDRYVRADDREDAITAETVRVVASRTRNGHTMRIVENRLGMVSAAAGVDASNTPDGWILLLPLDPDASARALAARLREATGHRVGVLLSDTLGRPWRVGQIDVAIGAAGVHVIEDLRGTLDYGGKALSVTMPCVADELAAAAELVKGKARGLPVAVIRGRADLVGDLDLPGAASIVRTGPDDLFRLGSEEARAEGYDEGYAAGIRSSGIRSSEGES encoded by the coding sequence ATGAATACGCTGACCGTCTTCGCCCCGGAGGGCATCGGCGAGGTGCAGCCGGGCGAGGATCTCGCCGCGATGATCCTCGCCACGGGCGTGCGGCTCCGCGACGGCGACATCCTGGTCGTGACCTCGAAGGTCGTCTCGAAGGCCGAGGATCGGTACGTCCGCGCGGATGACCGCGAGGACGCGATCACCGCCGAGACGGTGCGGGTCGTGGCATCCCGCACTCGGAACGGGCACACGATGCGCATCGTCGAGAACCGGCTCGGCATGGTGTCGGCCGCCGCTGGCGTCGATGCCAGCAACACCCCTGATGGCTGGATCCTGCTGCTGCCGCTCGACCCGGATGCCTCGGCGCGAGCGCTCGCCGCGCGACTGCGCGAGGCCACGGGCCACCGGGTCGGCGTGCTGCTCAGCGACACACTCGGCCGGCCGTGGCGGGTCGGGCAGATCGACGTCGCGATCGGAGCCGCCGGCGTGCACGTCATCGAAGACCTGCGCGGCACGCTCGACTACGGCGGCAAGGCGCTCAGCGTCACAATGCCGTGCGTGGCCGACGAGCTCGCCGCCGCCGCCGAGCTCGTCAAGGGCAAGGCGCGCGGACTGCCGGTCGCGGTGATCCGTGGACGCGCCGACCTGGTCGGCGATCTCGACCTGCCGGGCGCCGCCTCGATCGTGCGCACCGGACCCGACGACCTGTTCCGCCTCGGCAGCGAGGAAGCGCGAGCCGAGGGATACGACGAGGGCTATGCCGCCGGCATCCGCTCTTCCGGAATCCGTTCCTCTGAAGGAGAGTCATGA
- the fgd gene encoding glucose-6-phosphate dehydrogenase (coenzyme-F420) has protein sequence MTLKLGYKASAEQFAPRELIEIAVEAERHGMESVFVSDHFQPWRHDGGHAPFALTWIAAVGERTSSIRIGTSVMTPTFRYNPAVLAQAFASLGCLYPDRIILGVGTGEALNEIATGFRGAGEQDWPEFKERYARLREAVRLMRALWSGDRVSFDGEYYSTHDASIYDRPDGGVPIYIAAGGPQMAKYAGRAGDGFICTSGKGAELYVDKLVPAVKEGLELSGRSFDDYDRMIEIKLSYEETREAALENTRFWSPLSLSEEQKRGITDPVEMERAADALPLETIAKRWIVGSDPDEVVAQIQQYVDWGFNHLVFHAPGHDQRRFLQLFERDLAPRLRG, from the coding sequence ATGACGCTGAAACTGGGTTACAAGGCGAGCGCAGAGCAGTTCGCGCCGCGCGAGCTCATCGAGATCGCGGTCGAGGCGGAGCGGCACGGCATGGAGTCGGTGTTCGTCAGCGATCACTTCCAGCCGTGGCGGCACGACGGCGGACACGCGCCGTTCGCGCTCACCTGGATCGCGGCGGTCGGCGAGCGCACCTCGTCGATCCGGATCGGCACCTCCGTGATGACACCCACATTCCGGTACAACCCGGCGGTGCTCGCGCAGGCGTTCGCGAGCCTGGGATGCCTGTACCCCGACCGGATCATCCTGGGTGTCGGCACCGGGGAGGCGCTGAACGAGATCGCCACTGGCTTCCGTGGTGCCGGCGAGCAGGACTGGCCGGAGTTCAAGGAGCGCTACGCGCGGCTGCGCGAGGCCGTCCGCCTGATGCGCGCGCTGTGGTCGGGCGATCGGGTGAGCTTCGACGGGGAGTACTACTCCACGCACGACGCGTCGATCTACGACCGACCGGACGGCGGGGTGCCGATCTACATCGCGGCGGGCGGTCCGCAGATGGCGAAGTACGCCGGCCGCGCCGGCGACGGATTCATCTGCACCTCGGGCAAGGGAGCCGAGCTGTACGTCGACAAGCTGGTGCCGGCGGTGAAGGAGGGGCTCGAGCTGTCGGGGCGGTCGTTCGACGACTACGACCGGATGATCGAGATCAAGCTCTCCTACGAGGAGACCCGCGAGGCGGCCCTGGAGAACACCAGGTTCTGGTCGCCGCTGTCCCTGTCCGAGGAGCAGAAGCGCGGCATCACCGACCCCGTCGAGATGGAACGGGCGGCCGACGCCCTGCCGCTGGAGACCATCGCGAAGCGCTGGATCGTGGGCAGCGACCCCGACGAGGTCGTCGCGCAGATCCAGCAGTACGTGGACTGGGGGTTCAACCACCTCGTGTTCCACGCGCCCGGTCACGACCAGCGCCGGTTCCTGCAGCTGTTCGAGCGGGACCTCGCGCCGCGGCTGCGGGGCTGA
- a CDS encoding ABC transporter ATP-binding protein — protein MSGLQTERLRYSAGGRMIVDGVGITAPSGAVTAVLGPNGAGKSTLLRLIAGVLTAQDGMIAHDGSELRRLSRRERARRIALVEQEWTEAEGLTVREIVELGRIPHQGLLAAASSDDEDVVEDSLRRAGAAEFADRDAASLSGGERQRANLARALAQQPRLLLCDEPTNHLDVHAQLSSLRLLRDLASDGLTVIAALHDLNHAARFADHVVVLADGVVRAAGSPADVLTPECVRDVWRVSAEVVEHAGRPLIVFGEPVDAPRVD, from the coding sequence ATGAGCGGGCTGCAGACCGAACGGCTGCGGTACAGCGCCGGCGGGCGGATGATCGTGGACGGCGTCGGCATCACCGCGCCCTCCGGAGCCGTGACCGCCGTGCTCGGCCCGAACGGCGCGGGCAAGAGCACGCTGCTGCGGCTGATCGCCGGCGTGCTCACCGCGCAGGACGGCATGATCGCGCACGACGGTTCCGAACTGCGCCGGCTGAGCAGGCGCGAGCGGGCGCGGCGCATCGCCCTCGTCGAGCAGGAGTGGACCGAAGCGGAGGGGCTGACGGTCCGCGAGATCGTCGAGCTCGGACGCATCCCGCATCAGGGCCTGCTGGCCGCGGCCAGCAGCGATGACGAGGACGTCGTCGAGGACAGCCTGCGACGAGCGGGCGCCGCGGAGTTCGCGGATCGGGATGCGGCATCCCTCTCCGGGGGCGAGCGTCAGCGGGCGAACCTGGCGCGCGCACTCGCCCAGCAGCCACGGCTGCTGCTCTGCGACGAGCCGACCAACCATCTCGATGTGCACGCGCAGCTCTCATCGCTGCGGCTGCTGCGCGACCTCGCCAGTGATGGGCTCACCGTGATCGCCGCGCTGCACGATCTGAACCACGCCGCCCGGTTCGCCGATCACGTCGTCGTGCTCGCCGACGGCGTCGTGCGCGCGGCCGGCTCCCCCGCCGACGTGCTCACGCCCGAATGCGTGCGGGACGTCTGGCGGGTCTCCGCCGAGGTCGTCGAGCATGCCGGGCGCCCGCTGATCGTGTTCGGCGAACCGGTGGATGCGCCGAGGGTGGACTGA
- a CDS encoding iron chelate uptake ABC transporter family permease subunit has protein sequence MTSAPVRVAPPARTSQSRTRMPRMRTAAVLVALLALLAVSIVVAIGIGPARIAPGDVAGTLWAHVTGGHPVLPVTQDAIVWRLRTPRVLTAVVVGGGLAVCGAVMQALTRNPLADPYLLGLSSGASTGAVLVLVLGAAIALPAAAFAGAMIALVLTLGISRAAGGGSPTSTILAGLAVSAVLSALTSLVIFWSSNNDSYREILGWLLGSLSGADWADVTLAAIVMAACALPLLASARVLDSLALGDSAASALGVPVGPVRVALFGFCALLTGALVAVSGSVGFVGLILPHATRAVVGVRHRVLLPASFLVGAVFLLWADTIARTAFDPRELPVGIVTALIGGPVFVVLLMRMGRRRRMRA, from the coding sequence ATGACCTCCGCGCCGGTGCGGGTCGCGCCACCGGCGCGCACCTCGCAGAGCAGGACCCGGATGCCGCGGATGCGGACCGCCGCAGTTCTGGTGGCACTGCTCGCCCTGCTGGCCGTGTCCATCGTGGTCGCCATCGGCATCGGCCCGGCGCGCATCGCACCCGGTGACGTCGCCGGCACGCTCTGGGCGCACGTCACCGGCGGGCATCCCGTACTCCCGGTGACGCAGGACGCCATCGTCTGGCGTCTGCGGACACCACGGGTGCTGACCGCTGTGGTGGTCGGCGGCGGCCTCGCCGTGTGCGGCGCGGTCATGCAGGCGCTGACCCGCAACCCCCTCGCCGACCCCTATCTGCTGGGGCTGTCGTCCGGGGCATCCACCGGCGCTGTGCTCGTGCTCGTGCTCGGCGCGGCGATCGCCCTGCCTGCGGCCGCGTTCGCCGGTGCGATGATCGCACTGGTCCTGACCCTCGGCATCTCCCGTGCGGCGGGCGGGGGCTCGCCGACGTCGACGATCCTCGCCGGGCTCGCCGTGTCGGCGGTGCTGTCGGCGCTGACCAGCCTGGTGATCTTCTGGAGCTCGAACAACGACAGCTACCGCGAGATCCTGGGCTGGCTGCTCGGATCGCTGTCGGGTGCGGACTGGGCGGACGTCACCCTCGCCGCGATCGTCATGGCCGCCTGCGCGCTGCCGCTGCTGGCGTCGGCGCGGGTACTGGACAGCCTCGCGCTGGGCGACTCGGCGGCCTCCGCGCTGGGGGTGCCCGTCGGCCCGGTTCGCGTCGCGCTGTTCGGATTCTGCGCGCTGCTGACCGGCGCGCTCGTCGCCGTGAGCGGATCGGTCGGATTCGTCGGCCTGATCCTGCCGCACGCCACCCGCGCCGTGGTCGGCGTGCGGCATCGGGTGCTGCTGCCGGCATCCTTCCTGGTCGGCGCCGTGTTCCTGCTTTGGGCCGACACGATCGCGCGAACCGCCTTCGACCCACGCGAACTGCCGGTCGGCATCGTCACCGCGCTGATCGGCGGGCCGGTGTTCGTCGTGCTCCTGATGAGGATGGGACGCCGGCGGAGGATGCGGGCATGA
- a CDS encoding putative F420-0 ABC transporter substrate-binding protein produces MPRTLRPVAALTLVALAVPALASCSSGASAEPTSSSAASAVTVDNCGTEVTVDSPPQRIVTVKSSTLELALALGAGDRIVGSAYSDGPLPADLASAGKGIPVIAEKVPSQEAVLALNPDFVFAGWESNFSADGVGERDALQQLGVTTYVAPAACQEKKYQPDPLTFDAVFDSFLQAGDLLGEKDAAKKLVDEQKAQLAELRPDDRGLTAVWYSSGSDQPFVGAGIGAPQLLMHSAGLTNAFSDVKESWFSTSWEKVADLNPDVIVLVDSTWNTAQHKIDVLKANPVASTLKAVQNDAFLTVDFPATESGVRNVDAVASLIDQLAER; encoded by the coding sequence ATGCCCCGCACCCTGCGCCCGGTCGCCGCGCTCACCCTCGTCGCCCTGGCGGTGCCGGCCCTGGCATCCTGCTCCTCCGGTGCATCCGCGGAGCCGACGTCTTCGTCTGCAGCATCCGCCGTCACGGTCGACAACTGCGGCACCGAGGTGACCGTCGACAGCCCCCCGCAGCGCATCGTCACGGTGAAGTCGTCCACCCTCGAACTGGCCCTGGCGCTCGGCGCCGGCGACCGGATCGTCGGCAGCGCCTACTCCGACGGCCCGCTGCCGGCCGACCTCGCGTCGGCGGGCAAGGGCATCCCGGTGATCGCCGAGAAGGTGCCCTCGCAGGAGGCCGTTCTCGCCCTGAATCCCGACTTCGTGTTCGCCGGCTGGGAGTCCAACTTCTCGGCCGACGGCGTCGGCGAGCGTGACGCGCTGCAGCAGCTCGGCGTCACCACCTATGTCGCACCGGCCGCCTGCCAGGAGAAGAAGTACCAGCCCGACCCGCTCACCTTCGACGCCGTCTTCGACTCGTTCCTGCAGGCCGGCGATCTGCTCGGCGAGAAGGATGCCGCGAAGAAGCTGGTCGACGAGCAGAAGGCGCAGCTCGCGGAACTCCGCCCCGACGACCGTGGCCTGACCGCCGTCTGGTACTCCTCCGGCAGCGATCAGCCGTTCGTCGGCGCGGGCATCGGCGCCCCGCAGCTGCTCATGCACAGCGCCGGGCTGACCAACGCGTTCTCCGACGTCAAGGAGAGCTGGTTCTCCACCTCCTGGGAGAAGGTCGCCGATCTGAACCCCGACGTGATCGTGCTGGTCGACTCGACCTGGAACACCGCCCAGCACAAGATCGACGTGCTGAAGGCGAACCCGGTGGCGTCCACGCTGAAGGCAGTGCAGAACGACGCCTTCCTCACCGTCGACTTTCCCGCCACCGAGTCGGGAGTGCGCAATGTCGACGCCGTCGCCTCCCTGATCGACCAGCTGGCGGAGCGATGA
- a CDS encoding beta strand repeat-containing protein, with protein sequence MHAIIKRALWGTLIAGGITLLGATAANAAETGGQDGILSGTQAVAPINSPVHVGGNALSVLGTSKAASTAPASAAPAPAPVAKTSGGDGAASGTQAVVTVHAPVTVKNVSAAVLGTSKSSPAPAPDAAPAAAPKPIITTSGAEGVLSGTQALVAVDAPITVTGNSLSVLGSSAADGTAAPAPTAAAPASKAATGGESSVAGGTQALLPVSTPIDLGGNAISVLGRSTASGGGSAPAAPAVGTTDATTDGGSSIAGGSQVNAPITAPITANGNATSVLGTSDAKGASAGAPAASTAPGTDATTSGDDAALGGTQVVAPVAAPITANGNVTSVLGDSAVSGTAPASTGSTPAAAGTSATTDGGSSLGGGTQVVAPITAPVNVGGNAIAALGTSTVDKSGSTGTGTVPAPVPGATTDGDGSLLGGTQVVAPITAPVNVGGNAISAAGTSTVTGGSGTAGGTPGGAGNPVTDGLGSLLGGTQVLAPISAPITTGGNAISVVGESTVEDPGTNPGTDPGTDPGTNPGTDPGTDPGTDPGTDPGTDPGTDPGTDPGTDPGTNPGTTPVSGSGPEQPAAASGGGAVTTASGDTLASTGGNGGAPLLAAVAALLLIAGAGLLRRRRVA encoded by the coding sequence ATGCATGCAATCATCAAGCGCGCTCTCTGGGGCACGCTCATCGCCGGCGGCATCACGCTGCTCGGCGCCACGGCGGCGAACGCGGCCGAGACAGGCGGACAGGACGGGATCCTCTCCGGGACCCAGGCGGTCGCGCCGATCAACTCACCGGTGCACGTCGGAGGCAATGCGCTGTCCGTACTGGGCACGTCGAAGGCCGCCTCCACCGCTCCGGCATCCGCCGCACCGGCACCGGCGCCCGTCGCGAAGACCTCCGGTGGCGACGGTGCGGCGTCCGGCACGCAGGCGGTGGTGACCGTCCATGCGCCGGTCACCGTCAAGAACGTGTCGGCCGCTGTACTCGGCACCTCGAAGTCGAGTCCGGCTCCCGCGCCGGACGCGGCTCCTGCGGCGGCCCCGAAGCCGATCATCACCACCTCGGGAGCTGAGGGAGTGCTCTCGGGAACGCAGGCCCTCGTGGCCGTCGACGCACCGATCACCGTGACCGGCAACAGCCTGTCCGTGCTCGGAAGCAGCGCCGCCGACGGCACCGCCGCACCTGCACCGACGGCTGCGGCTCCCGCGTCGAAGGCTGCCACCGGCGGAGAGTCGTCGGTCGCCGGCGGCACCCAGGCGCTCCTGCCGGTGAGCACACCGATCGATCTCGGCGGCAATGCGATCTCCGTGCTCGGCAGGAGCACGGCGTCGGGCGGCGGCTCCGCTCCGGCGGCACCCGCTGTCGGGACCACGGATGCCACGACGGACGGCGGGTCGTCGATCGCCGGCGGCAGCCAGGTGAACGCTCCGATCACGGCGCCGATCACCGCGAACGGCAACGCGACCTCCGTCCTCGGCACGAGTGACGCGAAGGGTGCATCGGCAGGCGCGCCCGCCGCATCCACGGCTCCGGGCACGGACGCCACAACCAGCGGCGACGACGCGGCTCTCGGCGGGACCCAGGTGGTCGCGCCTGTGGCAGCGCCGATCACCGCGAACGGCAACGTGACCTCCGTCCTCGGAGACAGCGCGGTCAGCGGCACCGCACCGGCGTCGACGGGCAGCACGCCCGCGGCAGCCGGCACCTCCGCGACCACCGACGGCGGGTCCTCGCTCGGCGGCGGCACGCAGGTCGTCGCACCGATCACCGCACCCGTGAACGTCGGCGGCAACGCCATCGCGGCGCTCGGCACCAGCACGGTTGACAAGTCGGGTTCGACTGGGACGGGCACAGTGCCCGCACCCGTTCCCGGGGCCACCACCGACGGCGACGGCTCGCTGCTCGGCGGCACGCAGGTCGTCGCACCGATCACCGCACCCGTGAACGTCGGCGGCAACGCCATCTCTGCTGCGGGAACCAGCACGGTGACCGGCGGTTCCGGCACGGCGGGCGGCACGCCCGGTGGCGCGGGGAACCCGGTGACCGACGGGCTCGGGTCGCTGCTCGGCGGCACCCAGGTGCTGGCCCCGATCTCGGCTCCGATCACGACCGGCGGCAACGCCATCTCGGTCGTCGGCGAGAGCACGGTCGAGGATCCGGGAACGAACCCGGGGACCGACCCGGGCACCGACCCGGGCACCAACCCCGGCACCGACCCCGGCACCGACCCCGGAACCGACCCGGGGACCGATCCCGGAACCGACCCGGGGACCGATCCCGGAACCGACCCGGGCACTGACCCGGGCACCAACCCCGGAACGACCCCGGTGTCCGGCTCCGGTCCCGAGCAGCCCGCCGCGGCGAGCGGCGGCGGTGCGGTGACCACGGCGAGCGGCGACACGCTCGCCTCCACGGGAGGCAACGGTGGTGCGCCGCTGCTCGCCGCAGTCGCCGCGCTCCTGCTCATCGCGGGAGCCGGACTCCTGCGACGCCGCCGCGTCGCCTGA
- the dnaB gene encoding replicative DNA helicase, whose product MGAPRGPERVPPHDLLAEQSTLGGMMLSPDAVADVLETLKGADFYVPKHELIFEAVLSLYSHGEPTDVVAVTDELIKTGELGRAGGADYLHTLTSIVPTAANAGYYAEIVAERAILRRLVDAGTRIVQLGYDGQGDATEIVNSAQAEIYSVTGTQEAEDYVPLTIAVDAALEEIEAASGRDGTMTGVPTGFKELDELTNGLHGGQMIVVAARPAMGKSTLALDFARAASIGHDEPSIFFSLEMGKAEIAMRLLSAEGAVPLQNLRKGTLDQRDWTTVAATRGRINDAPLYIDDSPNMTLVEIRAKCRRLKQRAGLKMVIIDYLQLMTSGKRVESRQQEVSEFSRALKLLAKELQVPVIALSQLNRGPEQRQDKKPAISDLRESGSIEQDADMVILLHRDSVYDKDVRPGEADLIVAKHRNGPTATINVAFQGHYSRFADMAPGDFGGGGGGGDFN is encoded by the coding sequence ATGGGTGCACCCCGTGGACCGGAGCGCGTTCCTCCGCACGATCTGCTCGCAGAGCAGAGCACCCTCGGCGGCATGATGCTCTCGCCCGACGCGGTGGCCGATGTGCTCGAGACCCTCAAGGGCGCTGACTTCTACGTGCCCAAGCATGAGCTGATCTTCGAGGCGGTGCTGTCGCTCTACTCGCACGGCGAGCCGACCGACGTCGTTGCCGTCACCGACGAGCTGATCAAGACCGGTGAGCTGGGTCGCGCCGGCGGCGCGGACTACCTGCACACACTCACCTCGATCGTGCCGACCGCGGCGAACGCGGGCTACTACGCCGAGATCGTCGCCGAGCGAGCCATCCTGCGGCGCCTGGTGGATGCCGGCACCCGCATCGTGCAGCTCGGCTACGACGGTCAGGGCGACGCGACCGAGATCGTGAACAGCGCACAGGCCGAGATCTACTCCGTCACCGGTACGCAGGAGGCGGAGGACTACGTTCCGCTGACCATCGCCGTCGACGCCGCGCTGGAGGAGATCGAGGCGGCCAGCGGCCGCGACGGGACGATGACCGGTGTGCCGACGGGCTTCAAGGAGCTCGACGAGCTCACCAACGGCCTGCACGGCGGGCAGATGATCGTGGTCGCCGCGAGGCCCGCCATGGGCAAGTCCACTCTTGCTCTCGACTTCGCGCGCGCGGCATCCATCGGACACGACGAGCCGTCGATCTTCTTCTCGCTCGAGATGGGCAAGGCCGAGATCGCGATGCGCCTGCTCAGCGCCGAGGGCGCCGTGCCGCTGCAGAACCTGCGCAAGGGCACGCTCGACCAGCGCGACTGGACCACGGTCGCCGCCACACGCGGCCGTATCAACGACGCACCGCTGTACATCGACGACAGCCCCAACATGACGCTGGTCGAGATCCGCGCGAAGTGCCGCCGGCTCAAGCAGCGTGCCGGCCTGAAGATGGTCATCATCGACTACCTGCAGCTGATGACCAGCGGCAAGCGCGTCGAGTCGCGTCAGCAGGAGGTCTCGGAGTTCTCGCGCGCGCTGAAGCTGCTCGCGAAGGAGCTGCAGGTCCCGGTGATCGCGCTCTCGCAGCTGAACCGCGGACCGGAGCAGCGGCAGGACAAGAAGCCCGCGATCAGCGACCTGCGCGAGTCGGGCTCGATCGAGCAGGACGCCGACATGGTGATCCTGCTGCACCGCGACTCGGTCTACGACAAGGACGTGCGTCCCGGTGAGGCCGACCTGATCGTGGCCAAGCACCGTAATGGCCCGACCGCGACGATCAACGTCGCCTTCCAGGGTCACTACTCCCGCTTCGCCGACATGGCCCCCGGTGACTTCGGCGGCGGTGGCGGCGGCGGAGACTTCAACTGA
- a CDS encoding class I SAM-dependent methyltransferase has product MSDDAPSDFDRARRETVRYHEELYAGASLGARGTWLARPHPLIFEAIALLPTGRPLVAYDLGAGIGRHTVPLIEGLPDGSVVHAVDLLASAVRRLEQLAPASGSTRVIAQQADLADVEFDRGIDLVFAFSAIEHLPGASGHPAAAPEGGDGDPAWWRDRPRRRGRPLRSRRDGRAATGAPGERHHRA; this is encoded by the coding sequence GTGTCGGACGACGCTCCGTCGGACTTCGACCGCGCACGCCGCGAGACCGTCCGGTACCACGAGGAGCTCTACGCCGGAGCATCGCTCGGCGCCAGGGGAACCTGGCTGGCCCGGCCTCATCCTCTGATCTTCGAGGCCATCGCGCTGCTGCCGACCGGGCGTCCGCTCGTCGCCTACGATCTGGGTGCCGGCATCGGCCGGCACACCGTGCCGCTGATCGAGGGACTGCCGGACGGATCGGTGGTGCACGCCGTCGATCTTCTCGCGTCGGCCGTGCGACGCCTGGAGCAGTTGGCTCCGGCATCCGGGTCGACCCGGGTGATCGCGCAGCAGGCCGATCTGGCCGACGTGGAATTCGATCGGGGCATCGATCTCGTGTTCGCGTTCTCCGCGATCGAGCACCTTCCGGGTGCCAGCGGACATCCGGCGGCTGCTCCGGAAGGCGGCGACGGCGATCCGGCCTGGTGGCGTGATCGCCCTCGGCGTCGTGGCCGACCGCTACGAAGTCGACGAGACGGGCGAGCGGCGACCGGCGCTCCTGGAGAGCGGCATCACCGTGCATGA
- a CDS encoding nitroreductase family deazaflavin-dependent oxidoreductase: MTGSFREGYLRVLKNTLNPLTLRAARRGRGPFSLVRHIGRTSGTTYETPIILARHPAGFVAELTYGPQVNWYRNIVAAGSCDVVYKGVEHHIDGIGPCSVEDGLKAFGNRGPSSSSSCTGTSSGCCTSTRRRSGGCVIVLDVGRST, from the coding sequence ATGACGGGCTCGTTCCGCGAGGGCTACCTGAGGGTGCTGAAGAACACTCTCAACCCGCTCACGCTGCGCGCAGCGCGACGCGGTCGCGGACCCTTCTCACTCGTGCGGCATATCGGCCGCACGTCGGGCACGACCTACGAGACTCCGATCATCCTGGCCCGCCATCCCGCGGGTTTCGTCGCCGAGCTCACCTACGGGCCGCAGGTCAACTGGTACCGCAACATCGTCGCGGCCGGCTCCTGCGATGTCGTGTACAAGGGGGTGGAGCATCACATCGACGGGATCGGACCGTGCAGCGTCGAAGACGGACTCAAGGCGTTCGGCAATCGCGGGCCCTCGTCCTCAAGCTCCTGCACCGGCACGAGTTCCGGCTGCTGCACGAGCACACGGAGACGTAGCGGGGGCTGTGTCATCGTGCTGGACGTCGGCCGATCCACGTGA
- a CDS encoding DNA/RNA non-specific endonuclease → MRRPRICASRSSPARCWATTTRRTVGIRIPLRFWKVAAWCDDDVLACAGFVLDQSELVDTAEGRLTVPPLGAFRTFQMPVSAIDDMTGIDFGALVDADVLSGRAARGEAWPELTEPGDIVL, encoded by the coding sequence ATGCGCAGGCCACGGATCTGCGCATCTCGGTCTTCACCGGCCCGGTGCTGGGCGACGACGACCCGCCGTACCGTCGGCATCCGGATCCCGCTGCGGTTCTGGAAGGTCGCGGCGTGGTGCGACGACGACGTTCTCGCCTGCGCGGGGTTCGTGCTCGACCAGTCCGAGCTCGTCGACACGGCGGAGGGCCGGCTCACCGTGCCGCCGCTCGGCGCGTTCCGCACGTTCCAGATGCCGGTGTCGGCCATCGACGACATGACCGGGATCGATTTCGGGGCGCTCGTCGACGCCGACGTGCTCAGTGGCCGAGCCGCCCGGGGCGAGGCCTGGCCTGAACTGACAGAGCCGGGCGACATCGTCCTCTGA